A stretch of the Corylus avellana chromosome ca6, CavTom2PMs-1.0 genome encodes the following:
- the LOC132185287 gene encoding VQ motif-containing protein 20: protein MSPAQFHAKKEMINNNAFCPPPLKVNKDSHLIKKPSSTSSSTSPSSSSSSINGLTGPNKPQQRHPVIIYTHSPKVIHTHPSDFMALVQKLTGLSRSDDEEAVATQHDHHRKSEPGNDADLKILNSDHENKNKNIGLGNHDDNESSSVVTDENCSSIGDFGQVINSCFVSPIFEPPTNAYMTNLPVFTPNSTEFLCSNQPFYNYNDPLFLTSGMTMGINEFCDY from the coding sequence ATGAGCCCTGCACAATTCCATGCAAAGAAGGAAATGATCAATAACAATGCCTTCTGTCCACCTCCCTTGAAAGTCAATAAGGACTCCCATCTCATCAAGAAACCATCGTCTACATCATCGTCTACGTCACCGTCGTCTTCATCGTCGTCTATTAATGGTTTAACGGGGCCGAACAAGCCCCAACAACGCCACCCGGTCATAATCTACACTCATTCTCCAAAGGTAATTCATACGCACCCTAGCGACTTCATGGCATTGGTGCAAAAACTCACTGGACTATCGCGCTCCGATGACGAGGAGGCTGTTGCCACGCAGCATGATCATCATCGAAAATCCGAACCCGGAAATGATGCCGATTTGAAAATATTGAACTCGGATCAcgagaacaagaacaagaataTTGGACTAGGAAACCATGATGATAATGAGTCGTCTTCAGTTGTTACTGACGAGAATTGTAGCAGCATAGGTGATTTCGGGCAAGTGATCAATTCTTGTTTTGTGTCGCCAATTTTTGAGCCACCGACGAATGCATACATGACAAATCTTCCGGTATTCACACCGAATTCGACGGAGTTCTTGTGCTCCAATCAACCTTTCTATAACTACAACGATCCTTTGTTTTTAACGTCTGGCATGACCATGGGGATTAATGAGTTCTGCGACTATTAA